In one window of Kitasatospora sp. MMS16-BH015 DNA:
- a CDS encoding nucleoside deaminase: MQIAPLPAPVRPDPVRDRWHELMRLAIDEAALATATGDVPVGALVLGPDGTVVGRGHNEREALGDPTAHAEVVAIRQAAEHLNAAARSASGEGGGGRRAGEWRLSGCTLVVTLEPCTMCAGAIVLSRLDRVVYGAFDDKAGAAGSLFDVVRDRRLNHRPEVVSGVLAEDCSAQLLAFFDTQR; this comes from the coding sequence ATGCAGATCGCTCCTCTCCCGGCTCCCGTGCGCCCCGACCCGGTCCGTGACCGCTGGCACGAGCTGATGCGCCTCGCCATCGACGAGGCCGCACTGGCCACCGCCACCGGTGACGTCCCGGTCGGGGCGCTGGTGCTCGGGCCCGACGGCACGGTCGTCGGCCGCGGCCACAACGAGCGCGAGGCCCTCGGCGACCCGACGGCGCACGCCGAGGTGGTGGCCATCCGGCAGGCAGCCGAACACTTGAACGCGGCCGCGCGAAGCGCGTCGGGCGAGGGTGGCGGCGGGCGGCGGGCGGGAGAATGGCGGCTCAGCGGCTGCACGCTGGTGGTCACCCTGGAGCCCTGCACCATGTGCGCCGGCGCGATCGTGCTCTCCCGGCTGGACCGGGTGGTCTACGGCGCCTTCGACGACAAGGCGGGCGCGGCGGGCTCGCTCTTCGACGTGGTCCGCGACCGCCGCCTCAACCACCGCCCCGAGGTGGTCTCCGGCGTCCTGGCCGAGGACTGCTCCGCCCAGCTGCTGGCCTTCTTCGACACCCAGCGCTGA